A genomic window from Pecten maximus chromosome 2, xPecMax1.1, whole genome shotgun sequence includes:
- the LOC117321964 gene encoding uncharacterized protein LOC117321964: MMLELHRRASSHKAILPQLQDLQQKCWDSHNHLTKRQILVKSQEKKLALLEKDHVSYDDAMRKWMNYKMKEESSTSAHNTMTNYFRDMLYKERRLRLDMEELEQELRQLLRLNIEIRLRKTLENMATTIDLVDLDCSNTRYQILKSRIKTIKARDIAESLLPKCSMEYEYPNIHEVITATGFSELIPRGHMVCLPRHRKVQMDDNELLTSSPGSIGEEMNVMDRNSNNGCYLKAIGSKASTGPEFLKLKRDHTFKQKLTVMNGDVAFGWSRKGRLGQKKWGFYDSRLITRVV, translated from the exons ATGATGTTGGAGCTTCACAGACGTGCTTCCTCACACAAAGCTATTCTACCACAACTCCAGGATCTCCAACAG AAATGCTGGGATAGTCACAATCACCTGACAAAACGACAGATATTAGTAAAGTCACAAGAAAAGAAATTAGCACTCCTGGAAAAAGACCACGTTTCTTACGATGACGCCATGAGGAAATGGATGAATTACAAAATGAAAGAAGAAAGCTCCACTTCAGCTCACAACACCATGACGAACTACTTTCGGGACATGTTGTATAAAGAAAGACGTTTACGTCTAGATATGGAAGAG CTCGAACAAGAACTCCGCCAACTTCTCCGTCTGAACATTGAAATCAGACTCCGGAAAACCCTTGAAAACATGGCGACGACTATTGACCTCGTTGACTTAGACTGCAGTAATACAAG ATACCAGATTTTGAAATCTCGTATAAAGACCATTAAGGCTCGAGATATCGCCGAGAGTTTGCTTCCAAAGTGCAGCATGGAATATGAATACCCAAATATTCAC GAGGTCATCACGGCCACTGGGTTCTCGGAGCTAATACCAAGAGGTCACATGGTTTGTCTTCCACGACACAGAAAAGTACAAATGGACGACAATGAACTCCTGACGTCATCCCCGGGAAGTATTGGCGAAG AAATGAATGTTATGGACCGAAACTCGAACAACGGCTGCTACCTCAAGGCAATAGGATCTAAAGCTTCGACTGGACCCGAGTTTTTGAAGCTAAAGCGAG ACCATACATTTAAACAGAAGTTAACAGTAATGAACGGTGACGTAGCGTTTGGCTGGTCAAGGAAAGGACGGCTTGGTCAGAAGAAGTGGGGCTTCTACGACTCCCGCCTGATCACCAGAGTGGTGTGA
- the LOC117321966 gene encoding LOW QUALITY PROTEIN: target of rapamycin complex 2 subunit MAPKAP1-like (The sequence of the model RefSeq protein was modified relative to this genomic sequence to represent the inferred CDS: deleted 2 bases in 1 codon): MAMMDDAGFLITHIRNCFITSDDTGMCEIVLETDENDNFERKQPSKSDPSSADDSGMESSDMELSSGSYDIMPDMGYPGHRLRSNTAQRLERMKKEKRSQRKVKNIPWRDAAVNYNVEDRGHLFEKKSLSENAESPISIPKQSKLTEQLEMSSSDTDNPFLDYLKFDGRASAGVHSRKIDIFLTMAGPADRPYPMPVVCVVTAKIQELIGLICWQYTNEGRDPKLNENIEMYSLHIAEDDGEVDMDFPSLDPREPVSKFGFAKLALVEKNIPTQTLSKASLVVTVYVPHRGFNKFQMEGMDIPMKDILQRVLKRRKVKIRPGQSYNLEKQTEPGVAVDLDATLANMDTMEFCLVRQHSTRGEEVQEEEGDMSGMAESLTSHQYKSYIVSLVHKLRANTEVQLGVSGEKVEIDPVASKGTLRIFRQKAVTYDADSIASCDIIEEKVTGKCIFRLTHLSNHDYKHHDFEAESEVAMEIVSKLKNILELRISPARKEYMAAQTRKLLKKRDSLKFTSLS, translated from the exons ATGGCTATGATGGACGATGCAGGGTTCCTGATAACGCACATCAGGAACTGCTTTATCACCAGTGATGACACTGGAATGTGTGAAATTGTCTTAGAAACAGACGAAAATGACAATTTTGAAAGGAAACAACCCAGCAA ATCTGACCCTTCAAGTGCTGATGATAGTGGGATGGAATCGTCAGACATGGAGCTGTCCTCAGGGTCCTATGACATCATGCCTGACATGGGGTACCCAG GTCACAGATTGAGATCCAACACAGCCCAGAGATTGGAACGCATGAAGAAAGAAAAACGAAGTCAGCGTAAAGTTAAAAACATTCCGTGGAGAGATGCAGCTGTCAACTATAATG TGGAAGATCGGGGTCATCtgtttgagaagaagtcattgtCTGAGAATGCTGAATCTCCAATCTCTATACCAAAACAGTCCAAACTTACGGAGCAGCTGGAGATGTCATCCAGTGACACAGACAATCCCTTTCTTGATTACCTCAAGTTTGATGGACGA GCAAGTGCAGGTGTCCACTCCAGGAAGATAGATATATTCCTTACTATGGCTGGCCCCGCTGACCGCCCCTACCCGATGCCtgttgtatgtgtggttacTGCCAAGATACAGGAGCTGATTGGTCTCATCTGTTGGCAGTACACGAACGAAGGCAGGGATCCAAAGCTCAA TGAGAACATAGAGATGTATTCCCTCCACATAGCGGAGGATGACGGTGAGGTGGACATGGACTTCCCTAGCCTTGACCCACGTGAGCCGGTTTCAAAATTTGGGTTTGCTAAGCTAGCATTGGTGGAAAAaaatatacctacacaaacTTTGTCGAAGGCATCTCTTGTGGTGACAGT aTATGTGCCACATCGAGGTTTCAATAAGTTCCAGATGGAAGGTATGGATATTCCCATGAAAGATATCCTCCAGAGAGTCCTGAAGAGGAGGAAGGTGAAGATCAGGCCAg GCCAGAGCTACAATCTTGAGAAACAGACAGAACCAGGAGTGGCCGTGGATTTAGATGCTACACTAGCAAACATGGATACCATGGAATTTTGCCTGGTCAGACAACACA GTACTCGAGGTGAGGAGGTCCAGGAGGAGGAGGGCGATATGTCTGGTATGGCTGAATCGCTCACCAGTCACCAGTACAAGAGTTACATTGTTAGTCTGGTGCATAAACTTAGGGCCAATACAGAGGTTCAGCTCG GGGTGAGCGGAGAAAAAGTGGAAATTGATCCTGTGGCCAGTAAAGGTACACTG CGTATATTCCGACAGAAGGCCGTCACCTATGACGCCGACAGTATAGCTTCCTGTGACATCATAGAGGAAAAAGTCACAG GGAAGTGTATATTCAGACTTACACATCTGAGTAACCATGACTACAAGCACCATGACTTTGAGGCTGAATCAGAGGTTGCCATGGAGATAGTGTCTAAGCTTAAAAACATTTTAGAACTGAGAATTAGCCCAGCTAGGAAGGAATATATGGCAGCACAGACACGCAAACTCCTCAAGAAAAGAGATTCTCTAAAATTCACATCTTTATCATAG